The following are encoded in a window of Deltaproteobacteria bacterium genomic DNA:
- a CDS encoding DUF1566 domain-containing protein: METWTDPKTGLEWQCESPGEMSWYAAVEYAGSLSLQGREDWRLPTLRELETLLDRRRYRPVVREEVPFRDTLSYWSSTTFGHSTQNAWIVMFDGAYLLSYPKRNAYHVRCVRGGMNISEEGAIWVKSL, from the coding sequence ATGGAGACCTGGACGGATCCTAAAACCGGCTTGGAATGGCAATGCGAATCCCCCGGCGAGATGAGTTGGTACGCCGCGGTTGAATACGCCGGGTCGCTCTCTTTGCAGGGCAGGGAGGATTGGCGTTTACCCACACTTCGCGAGTTGGAAACCCTCCTGGACAGGAGGAGATATCGGCCGGTGGTTCGTGAAGAGGTCCCTTTCAGGGACACCTTGAGTTACTGGTCGTCCACGACCTTCGGGCATTCCACGCAGAATGCCTGGATCGTGATGTTCGACGGTGCTTATCTGCTCAGTTATCCCAAGCGCAACGCTTATCATGTCCGATGCGTGCGTGGTGGAATGAACATCAGTGAGGAAGGAGCGATATGGGTGAAATCTCTTTGA
- a CDS encoding molybdopterin-dependent oxidoreductase yields MGEVKKVRTVCRSCHGGCGVIAHVKDGKVIKVEGDPDSPISYGTLCSKGLAVTQLAYHPDRILHPMKKVEGTWERITWDEALDTIAGKFKKVINEYGPEYIVVGQGTGRDYESHLYRFANLLGTPNVLTAGHMCYVSRVASTLITCGNLPICDYRGNPKCIIMWGCNPQWSNPDEYKGVDFWKAYKKGARLICVDPREGFVAKKADLWLQLRPGTDAALAMGFHHVIIEEELYDKEFVDNYVHGWDAFKERVEEYPPERVEEITWVDRELIRKAARMYATTKPACIHWGVPTEQTINCADCTRIMTGLMAATGNLDAPGGNVLYVNPPTRTVAEFARHRDLSPQQRAKRLGGDQFKLGARVALINPKKAWDSILTGEPYRLKAGILCGTNPVITRANAREAYEALKRLEFLVVIDFFLTPTAELADIFLPAGTWLEQNHVADNWKRHGFVLARQKCVEVGEAWQDHKIFLELGKRMGQEWWDTVEDALDYLLEPTGLTWEEFKEKGYLRGEMVYRKYRERGFSTPTGKVELYSTVLEKWGYDPLPKYREIPESPVSRPDLAEKYPYILNAGLRTPTFFHSANRMIPWLREIRPDPIVEIHPDTAKKHGIREGDWVYIESPRGRIKERAKLNDGIDPRVVVAEHGWWYPEDKDPQHGWDVSNINILTDNAYETLDPAIGSTNLRVCLCTIYPCNEAS; encoded by the coding sequence ATGGGAGAAGTAAAAAAGGTAAGGACGGTCTGTCGCAGTTGCCACGGAGGGTGCGGAGTCATCGCCCACGTGAAGGATGGCAAAGTGATCAAGGTGGAGGGAGACCCGGATTCCCCCATCAGTTACGGCACCCTGTGCAGCAAGGGGCTGGCTGTCACTCAGTTGGCCTACCACCCGGATCGAATCCTCCACCCGATGAAGAAGGTTGAAGGGACATGGGAGCGGATTACCTGGGACGAGGCCCTGGATACCATTGCCGGGAAATTCAAAAAGGTGATCAACGAATATGGTCCCGAATACATTGTTGTCGGCCAGGGAACGGGTCGGGACTACGAGAGCCATCTTTATCGATTCGCAAATCTTTTGGGGACACCAAACGTGCTCACGGCAGGTCACATGTGTTATGTGTCTAGGGTGGCCTCGACCCTCATCACCTGCGGAAATCTGCCCATTTGTGATTACCGGGGCAACCCCAAGTGCATTATCATGTGGGGTTGCAATCCCCAGTGGAGCAACCCGGACGAGTACAAGGGGGTGGACTTCTGGAAGGCTTACAAGAAGGGGGCCAGGCTTATTTGCGTGGATCCCAGGGAAGGATTCGTGGCCAAGAAAGCCGATCTCTGGCTCCAGCTTCGCCCTGGAACGGATGCCGCCTTGGCCATGGGTTTCCACCATGTGATCATCGAGGAAGAACTCTATGACAAGGAGTTTGTGGACAACTACGTCCATGGTTGGGATGCCTTCAAGGAGCGGGTCGAGGAGTATCCCCCTGAGCGGGTGGAGGAGATCACCTGGGTGGACAGGGAACTCATCAGGAAGGCAGCGAGGATGTATGCCACCACCAAGCCTGCCTGCATCCACTGGGGCGTTCCGACGGAACAGACCATCAACTGCGCCGATTGCACCCGGATCATGACAGGGCTCATGGCGGCCACGGGAAACCTGGATGCCCCGGGGGGAAACGTACTCTACGTGAATCCTCCCACCCGAACGGTCGCCGAATTCGCCCGCCATAGGGACCTTTCCCCGCAGCAGCGGGCCAAGCGGCTTGGGGGAGACCAGTTCAAGCTCGGTGCCCGGGTGGCATTGATCAACCCCAAGAAAGCGTGGGATTCCATCCTTACGGGTGAGCCTTACCGACTCAAGGCGGGCATTCTTTGCGGGACCAATCCGGTGATCACCAGGGCCAATGCCAGAGAGGCCTATGAGGCCCTTAAGAGACTGGAGTTCCTGGTCGTCATCGATTTCTTCCTGACACCGACGGCGGAGCTGGCCGACATCTTTCTCCCGGCAGGGACCTGGCTCGAGCAGAACCACGTGGCCGACAACTGGAAGCGTCACGGTTTCGTCCTGGCCAGGCAGAAATGTGTAGAGGTCGGCGAGGCCTGGCAGGACCACAAGATCTTCCTGGAATTGGGCAAGAGGATGGGGCAGGAATGGTGGGACACGGTGGAGGATGCCCTGGATTACCTCCTTGAACCCACGGGATTGACCTGGGAGGAATTCAAGGAGAAAGGTTATCTCCGGGGGGAAATGGTGTACCGGAAGTACAGGGAAAGGGGTTTTTCAACACCGACCGGAAAAGTGGAACTCTACTCGACGGTTCTCGAAAAATGGGGATACGACCCATTGCCGAAGTACAGGGAGATTCCGGAAAGTCCGGTCTCAAGGCCTGATTTGGCGGAGAAGTACCCCTATATCCTCAATGCAGGGTTGCGGACACCCACTTTTTTCCATTCCGCCAATCGTATGATCCCGTGGCTGAGGGAAATCCGCCCAGATCCCATTGTGGAGATCCACCCCGATACAGCCAAGAAACACGGGATCCGGGAGGGCGACTGGGTCTATATCGAGTCTCCGAGGGGCCGGATCAAGGAGAGGGCGAAGTTGAACGACGGCATTGATCCCAGGGTGGTTGTTGCGGAGCATGGTTGGTGGTACCCCGAGGACAAGGACCCGCAACACGGGTGGGACGTATCCAACATCAACATTCTTACAGACAATGCTTACGAGACCCTGGATCCCGCAATCGGGTCGACCAATCTGAGAGTCTGCCTGTGTACGATCTACCCCTGCAATGAGGCCTCCTGA
- a CDS encoding acyl--CoA ligase — MEIYKGLDVGMVLERGASAVPDKVAVVDGERRITYRELNAMADALACSFSALGFEKGDRVAIYMKSSIEFIVTFYALEKLGVIVAWVNPNYRRAEAEFILRNSGAKGVAVFREWDGYDYLEAIRELRGNLPELEKIILVGEGEGEGVHRFEDLVEQGRSGTYSRPVIRPEEDLAMLIYTSGTTGRPKGAMITHYQSVRAGWQYSLGVKATSEDVFLGVLPMSHSYGCGALLIQPLLLQSTLVLMEKFEPEKAFSLIEKEKVTLQPAAPAHYILELNHPARKKYDLSSLRAGLIAGQVAPEGLITEVEREMNVYLTSFWGASEVGPGVGIMCPYPSSLEVREAYIGRPIADTRVRVVDPETREELPEGQVGELTLSGWHVLKGYWRNPEETRKQIIDGWLHMGDLVSREKDDYFKIYGRTKDLINRGGYKIYPYELESLLADHPDVEEVCVVATPNPVLGESTCACVIPKPGHEVTLKSLRDFLKGKVAPHKLPDELCVMSSFPRLSGGVKLNKFGKGGIAELARQDEHRERYRN; from the coding sequence ATGGAGATTTACAAAGGCCTTGATGTCGGAATGGTCCTGGAACGGGGAGCATCCGCAGTCCCTGACAAAGTGGCCGTTGTGGACGGAGAGCGCCGGATCACTTACCGTGAACTGAATGCCATGGCCGACGCCCTCGCCTGCTCTTTTTCAGCATTAGGCTTCGAAAAAGGAGACCGTGTGGCGATCTACATGAAAAGTTCCATTGAATTCATCGTCACCTTTTACGCACTCGAGAAACTGGGGGTGATCGTCGCCTGGGTAAATCCCAACTATCGGAGGGCCGAGGCGGAATTCATCCTCCGAAACTCCGGGGCCAAGGGCGTCGCCGTTTTCAGGGAATGGGACGGATATGATTACCTGGAGGCCATCCGGGAGTTGAGGGGGAACCTTCCGGAACTGGAAAAGATCATCCTGGTAGGTGAAGGGGAAGGAGAAGGTGTCCACCGGTTCGAGGACCTTGTTGAACAGGGCCGGTCCGGGACTTATTCCCGCCCTGTCATCCGGCCCGAAGAAGATCTGGCCATGCTGATCTACACCTCCGGGACCACAGGAAGGCCCAAGGGAGCCATGATCACCCACTACCAGTCCGTTCGTGCCGGCTGGCAGTATTCACTGGGCGTGAAGGCCACTTCCGAGGATGTCTTCCTCGGGGTATTGCCCATGTCCCATTCTTACGGCTGCGGCGCGCTCCTGATTCAGCCCCTGCTCCTCCAGTCGACCCTCGTACTCATGGAGAAATTCGAACCGGAAAAGGCCTTTTCCCTAATCGAGAAGGAGAAGGTGACCCTTCAGCCGGCAGCTCCCGCCCACTACATCCTGGAGTTGAATCACCCTGCGCGAAAAAAATACGATCTAAGCTCCTTGAGGGCCGGACTCATCGCCGGCCAAGTCGCACCCGAAGGACTGATCACCGAGGTGGAAAGGGAAATGAACGTTTACCTGACCTCTTTTTGGGGGGCATCGGAAGTAGGCCCGGGGGTGGGAATCATGTGTCCCTATCCCTCCTCCCTGGAGGTCAGGGAAGCGTACATCGGCCGGCCCATCGCAGACACCCGGGTCCGGGTGGTGGACCCGGAGACCAGGGAAGAACTACCGGAAGGTCAGGTGGGAGAGTTGACCCTTTCGGGCTGGCACGTACTGAAGGGGTACTGGCGAAACCCGGAGGAGACCCGAAAACAGATCATCGACGGGTGGCTGCATATGGGCGATCTGGTTTCCAGAGAGAAAGACGATTATTTCAAGATATACGGAAGGACCAAGGACCTGATCAATCGCGGCGGTTACAAGATCTACCCTTATGAACTCGAGTCCCTCCTCGCGGACCACCCGGACGTTGAAGAAGTCTGCGTGGTGGCCACCCCCAACCCGGTCTTGGGAGAGAGCACCTGTGCCTGCGTGATTCCAAAGCCGGGTCACGAAGTCACGCTGAAATCCCTGAGAGACTTCCTGAAGGGTAAAGTAGCGCCCCATAAGCTTCCGGATGAACTATGCGTCATGTCATCCTTTCCCAGATTATCCGGTGGGGTGAAATTGAACAAGTTCGGGAAGGGGGGTATCGCCGAACTGGCACGACAAGACGAGCACCGCGAGAGGTACAGAAACTAG
- a CDS encoding helix-turn-helix domain-containing protein, which produces MDRNFEKLNYYEVLDVPIDASPFEIRQAYREALALYDRDSLSTYALFSEEERTRILERIEEAFATLIDEEKRAAYERHLAEKGDIDAAEAMGGRTKEPVPLFASGSAEARSGILNRIKNKILERRSEMDFEGILSKDRISGADLKEIREALGIQIQEVFEVTRINVSTITALEEDRFNDLPPLIFLKGFLKSYAELFGLPAGEIVDGYLRHMDQAGKG; this is translated from the coding sequence ATGGACAGGAATTTCGAAAAACTGAATTACTACGAAGTTCTGGACGTCCCCATCGATGCCTCACCTTTTGAAATCCGCCAAGCCTACCGAGAGGCCCTTGCCCTTTACGACCGGGATTCCCTGAGCACTTACGCCCTGTTTTCCGAAGAGGAACGGACCAGGATCCTGGAGAGAATCGAGGAGGCCTTCGCCACCCTGATCGATGAGGAAAAGAGAGCTGCTTACGAAAGACATCTCGCTGAGAAAGGAGACATCGACGCCGCCGAGGCGATGGGCGGGAGAACAAAAGAACCTGTTCCCCTCTTCGCCTCGGGTTCCGCTGAGGCCCGATCCGGGATACTGAACCGCATAAAGAACAAAATTCTGGAGAGGAGGTCCGAGATGGATTTCGAAGGGATTCTCTCCAAGGACAGGATTTCCGGAGCAGACCTGAAAGAAATCCGGGAAGCCTTGGGCATCCAGATACAAGAGGTCTTCGAGGTCACCCGGATCAACGTGTCCACCATAACCGCCTTGGAAGAAGACCGCTTCAACGACCTTCCTCCCTTGATCTTCCTGAAAGGCTTCCTGAAATCATATGCAGAACTATTCGGCCTCCCCGCCGGAGAGATCGTGGATGGATATCTTCGGCATATGGACCAGGCAGGCAAAGGTTGA
- a CDS encoding 4Fe-4S binding protein, producing MGEISLMFFRKDCMGCHACEVACKQEHGLGVGPRLVRVIERAPVFTPIYCHHCAGAPCKEACPVEAIFRNGKGIVWIDPEVCIGCKACMEACPFGAMQFDDETETAVKCDLCQDRLEKNLGPACASVCPTGCIVWGDSKTLSEEAVARAMAL from the coding sequence ATGGGTGAAATCTCTTTGATGTTTTTCAGGAAGGATTGCATGGGCTGCCATGCCTGTGAGGTGGCCTGCAAGCAGGAACACGGGCTCGGCGTGGGCCCCCGCCTCGTGAGGGTGATCGAGAGGGCGCCCGTTTTTACGCCTATCTACTGTCATCATTGTGCCGGGGCCCCTTGTAAGGAGGCGTGTCCTGTTGAGGCCATTTTCAGAAACGGGAAAGGGATCGTGTGGATCGACCCGGAGGTCTGCATCGGGTGCAAGGCCTGCATGGAGGCCTGTCCCTTTGGTGCCATGCAGTTCGACGATGAAACGGAAACGGCGGTAAAATGTGACCTTTGCCAGGATCGGCTGGAAAAAAACCTAGGCCCCGCCTGTGCAAGTGTCTGTCCCACTGGGTGCATAGTCTGGGGGGACTCCAAGACCCTGAGCGAGGAGGCTGTCGCGCGGGCCATGGCCCTTTAG
- a CDS encoding molybdopterin-dependent oxidoreductase, whose product MAKTEVILTDCTLCYHSCGCKVSVENGRAVKVEGLESHPINRGKLCPKGEAALENIYHPDRLKYPLKRTANGFERIGWDQALDEIAAVLDRLRRDYGPQVLGVFSGSIGVENLEMAGLTQRFKAAYGSPNFFSVESVCYRMRIRTRQMTFGKYPTEELDSKLYILWGHNPDASDFPLKLALEENLAKGSKLVVIDPKRIPLADRADMYLQIRPGTDGALALAMIHVIINEELYDKEFVEKYTLGFDRLVPHIQQYSPEWAEKVTWVSAEDIRKLARLFAGTKGAGIYQGTCTQDQTANGTQNSRAFSILQAITGNINVPGGWVISPRLAFGNVGLRVDGEPLGADQYPLFFEIWGRKSPYGVVTVVPESIPEKLKAFLVVGGNPLISMPDSNAFREAFRKLDLLVVHDMFMTETAREAHYVLPACSHLEKWGVAYTYNVCHCVPYLMLRKKCIEPLHESWSEWKFYTELAGRLGLGDLFPWKSEEELVSFELAPSGLTFDYLLNEKPEGDYYQQKQYAITEDQFKTPSRKIEIYSEALERVGFSPLPDYREPERSPMQWSKELLEKYPLILTTGSRNYYYTHSQHRNVEALQEKNPEPYAEIGPETALKYGIREGDRIIIETNRGRVRMKAHVEERVAEGVVFVPHGWPGEANANLLTDAQCRECILGYPDMKSLQCSIRKE is encoded by the coding sequence ATGGCAAAGACCGAGGTGATATTGACCGACTGTACCCTTTGCTACCATAGCTGCGGATGCAAGGTGAGTGTAGAGAACGGCCGGGCCGTTAAGGTCGAGGGGCTTGAATCTCACCCTATCAACAGGGGGAAACTGTGTCCCAAGGGGGAGGCGGCCCTTGAAAATATCTACCATCCCGATCGCCTGAAGTATCCCCTCAAAAGGACGGCAAACGGATTTGAGAGGATCGGCTGGGATCAGGCCCTGGATGAGATCGCCGCGGTCCTGGACCGGCTGAGAAGGGATTACGGCCCACAGGTATTGGGGGTTTTCAGTGGATCCATCGGGGTGGAAAACCTCGAAATGGCCGGCCTGACCCAACGATTCAAGGCGGCATACGGGTCGCCCAACTTCTTTTCAGTGGAAAGTGTCTGCTACCGGATGCGGATCCGTACTCGGCAGATGACCTTCGGAAAGTACCCTACCGAGGAACTGGATTCCAAACTCTATATCCTGTGGGGACACAACCCGGACGCCTCTGATTTTCCCTTGAAATTGGCCCTGGAAGAAAATCTTGCAAAGGGCTCAAAGCTTGTGGTGATCGATCCGAAGCGTATACCCCTGGCGGACAGGGCGGACATGTACTTGCAGATCCGCCCCGGGACGGACGGAGCTTTGGCCTTGGCCATGATCCATGTGATCATCAACGAGGAACTCTACGATAAGGAGTTTGTCGAAAAATACACCTTGGGATTCGACCGCCTGGTCCCCCACATCCAGCAGTACTCCCCTGAGTGGGCGGAGAAGGTGACCTGGGTTTCGGCTGAGGACATTAGAAAACTCGCCCGCCTCTTCGCCGGCACCAAGGGGGCAGGGATCTACCAGGGCACTTGTACACAGGACCAGACAGCCAACGGGACCCAGAACAGCAGGGCCTTTTCCATCCTCCAGGCCATCACCGGCAATATCAACGTGCCGGGGGGCTGGGTGATCAGCCCCCGCTTGGCCTTTGGCAATGTGGGGTTGCGGGTCGATGGAGAGCCCCTGGGGGCCGATCAGTATCCCCTCTTTTTCGAGATTTGGGGCCGGAAGAGCCCATACGGCGTCGTTACGGTCGTTCCGGAGAGCATCCCGGAAAAGCTGAAGGCCTTTCTGGTTGTGGGCGGCAATCCCTTGATTTCCATGCCGGACAGCAACGCCTTCCGGGAAGCCTTCAGAAAGCTTGACCTCCTGGTCGTCCATGACATGTTCATGACGGAAACGGCCAGGGAGGCCCATTATGTTTTGCCCGCCTGCTCCCACCTGGAAAAGTGGGGGGTGGCCTATACTTACAACGTCTGTCACTGTGTCCCGTACCTCATGTTGCGGAAAAAGTGTATCGAGCCCCTCCATGAGAGTTGGTCTGAGTGGAAGTTCTATACCGAGCTCGCCGGACGCCTGGGCCTGGGGGACCTTTTCCCCTGGAAGTCTGAAGAAGAGTTGGTGTCCTTCGAGTTGGCTCCATCCGGGCTCACCTTTGATTATCTTCTGAATGAGAAGCCCGAAGGAGATTACTACCAGCAAAAGCAGTATGCCATCACCGAAGACCAATTCAAGACCCCATCCCGCAAGATCGAGATCTACAGCGAGGCACTTGAGCGGGTCGGTTTCAGTCCTTTGCCGGATTACCGGGAGCCCGAGCGAAGCCCCATGCAGTGGTCCAAGGAGTTACTGGAGAAATATCCCCTGATCCTTACGACCGGAAGCCGGAACTACTATTACACCCACAGCCAGCACCGAAACGTGGAGGCCCTCCAGGAAAAGAATCCGGAGCCCTATGCCGAGATCGGTCCCGAGACCGCTTTGAAATACGGCATTCGGGAGGGTGACAGGATCATCATTGAGACCAACCGGGGCAGGGTCCGCATGAAGGCCCACGTGGAGGAGAGGGTCGCCGAAGGGGTGGTGTTCGTACCTCATGGGTGGCCGGGGGAGGCGAACGCCAACCTCCTGACCGACGCTCAGTGCCGGGAGTGCATCCTGGGCTATCCGGATATGAAGTCCCTTCAGTGCAGCATTCGGAAGGAATGA
- a CDS encoding IclR family transcriptional regulator, translated as MKSDFKRVPAVEKCFGILDVLSSSRNPMGISELAKNLNYNKSTVFNIVNTLTNLGVLERVEGNRFHFGTTLYLLGRAACNRSKLIQTVHPFLEKINEQTKLSAFLGIRSGLRAVILDKVDSAFDIRISSDIGMRLPLLAGAGGRALLSLLKDEEIDEILASGELKKFTDKSCVEKEEYKRQVIRVREEGIALDDEEYIDGIFAFAVPLRIPTNDLQAAIWAVGLKKLVPDQVISEYSEFLKQAAAEIESRFFIEEQWEK; from the coding sequence ATGAAAAGTGATTTCAAAAGGGTCCCCGCGGTCGAAAAATGTTTCGGGATACTGGATGTGCTGTCCAGTTCCAGGAATCCCATGGGCATCAGCGAACTGGCCAAGAACCTCAACTACAACAAGAGCACCGTTTTCAATATCGTCAATACGTTGACCAATCTGGGCGTCCTTGAAAGGGTGGAGGGAAACAGGTTCCATTTCGGCACTACCCTTTACCTCCTGGGCAGGGCGGCCTGTAACAGATCCAAACTCATACAGACCGTTCATCCCTTTTTGGAAAAGATCAACGAGCAGACCAAGCTTTCCGCCTTCCTGGGTATCCGGTCCGGCCTGCGGGCCGTGATCCTGGACAAGGTGGATTCCGCTTTCGATATCCGGATATCCAGCGATATCGGGATGAGGCTCCCCCTTCTTGCAGGGGCCGGCGGGAGGGCCCTCCTTTCCCTGCTCAAGGACGAGGAGATCGATGAGATCCTTGCATCAGGGGAGCTCAAGAAGTTCACCGATAAGTCGTGCGTGGAGAAAGAAGAATATAAAAGGCAGGTCATAAGGGTGCGCGAAGAAGGCATCGCCCTTGATGACGAGGAATATATCGATGGGATCTTCGCTTTCGCCGTTCCACTTCGGATCCCCACAAACGATCTTCAGGCCGCCATATGGGCCGTGGGCCTGAAGAAGTTGGTTCCCGATCAGGTTATCAGTGAATATTCGGAATTTCTCAAGCAGGCGGCGGCTGAGATCGAGAGCCGTTTCTTCATCGAAGAACAATGGGAGAAGTAA
- a CDS encoding P-loop NTPase — protein sequence MPQIFPIGGGKGGSGKSFITANLGALIAKGGKKVVLVDLDLGGSNLHTLLGLHNPKTGLHDFLDKAFSDLAAAVVPTCIPNLYVITSSDCSMEIANLFYAQKLKIIRAIQRLPFDYILLDLGAGTNFNTLDFFLISNVGLFVVTPEPTSIENTFRFIKAAYYRKIKQILKQESIDPGEADNGEGVVETKHLQSPSDFIDLICRQNSEKGKILRQRLSELHLKFILNQCRKQTDSCLGDKIQKVCNRHFHSRFQFLENVTYDERVHDAISSKKVFIDIYPHTPTAVALRNIAEKVAGNGHLAAAKA from the coding sequence ATGCCTCAGATTTTTCCCATCGGCGGAGGAAAGGGAGGCAGCGGTAAAAGTTTCATAACCGCAAACCTGGGAGCCTTGATAGCAAAGGGAGGGAAAAAGGTCGTCCTCGTGGACCTGGACCTCGGGGGATCCAATCTCCATACCCTCCTTGGCCTCCACAACCCCAAGACCGGCCTTCATGACTTCCTGGACAAGGCGTTTTCGGATCTGGCCGCCGCCGTCGTCCCCACCTGTATTCCCAACCTTTACGTAATCACCTCCTCGGATTGCTCCATGGAGATTGCCAACCTCTTCTACGCCCAAAAGTTGAAGATCATCCGCGCAATCCAGCGGCTTCCTTTCGACTACATCCTTCTGGACCTTGGGGCGGGCACGAATTTCAATACTCTGGACTTCTTCCTGATCTCCAACGTGGGGCTCTTCGTGGTAACTCCGGAACCCACCTCCATTGAAAACACCTTCCGTTTCATCAAGGCGGCCTATTACAGAAAAATCAAGCAAATCCTCAAGCAGGAGTCCATCGATCCGGGCGAAGCAGATAACGGGGAAGGGGTTGTAGAGACCAAGCACCTCCAATCCCCTTCCGACTTCATCGACCTTATCTGCCGCCAGAACAGCGAAAAAGGAAAGATCCTTCGCCAACGTCTCAGTGAACTTCATCTGAAATTCATCCTGAACCAGTGCCGAAAACAGACCGATTCCTGCCTCGGAGACAAGATACAGAAGGTCTGCAACCGTCATTTCCATTCCCGCTTCCAGTTCCTGGAAAACGTCACTTACGATGAGAGGGTCCATGACGCCATCTCTTCCAAAAAGGTGTTCATCGACATCTACCCCCATACGCCCACGGCCGTGGCCTTGCGGAACATCGCTGAGAAGGTGGCCGGAAACGGGCACCTGGCGGCGGCAAAGGCTTAG